In one window of Mesorhizobium sp. B2-1-1 DNA:
- a CDS encoding YMGG-like glycine zipper-containing protein, giving the protein MNLHKTTAAVLMIAALAGCAQTEGQQRAGTGALIGGAGGALVGQAIGGNTKSTVIGAASGALLGAVVGSATTPQRRGDQLCRYQDRYGRIYTAPCDDRYYNGNY; this is encoded by the coding sequence ATGAACCTTCACAAAACAACTGCCGCCGTTTTGATGATCGCCGCGCTGGCGGGCTGCGCGCAGACGGAAGGCCAGCAGCGGGCCGGAACCGGTGCGCTGATCGGCGGCGCCGGCGGCGCCCTCGTCGGCCAGGCCATCGGCGGCAACACCAAGAGCACGGTCATCGGCGCGGCCAGCGGCGCCTTGCTCGGCGCCGTCGTCGGCTCGGCCACCACCCCGCAGCGCCGCGGCGACCAGCTCTGCCGCTACCAGGACCGCTACGGCCGCATCTACACCGCGCCTTGCGACGACCGGTACTACAACGGCAATTATTGA
- a CDS encoding class I SAM-dependent methyltransferase: MTTTSLAALKNQSKRTVKRLIGYDSRNWLRIRQIEAFTTFLTAANRKSRDVIEISPGWNRYWKAMCPNYRSVDFPDFDICKDRTDEQYSIVIADQVLEHVQRPQAAARNIHAMTREGGWAMVATPFLFRVHARPHDYNRWTPAGLKQLMVDGGFAEDNVQAFGWGNKACARAHIGGPVRAYGLWRDLSNDEEYPMMVWAFAKKG; the protein is encoded by the coding sequence GTGACGACGACAAGCCTTGCCGCCCTGAAGAACCAGAGCAAACGTACCGTTAAACGGCTCATCGGCTATGATTCCCGCAACTGGCTGCGCATCCGCCAGATCGAAGCCTTCACCACTTTCCTGACGGCCGCCAACCGCAAATCGCGCGACGTGATCGAGATCTCGCCCGGCTGGAACCGCTACTGGAAGGCGATGTGCCCCAACTATCGCTCGGTCGACTTCCCCGATTTCGACATCTGCAAGGATCGCACCGACGAGCAATATTCCATCGTCATCGCCGACCAGGTGCTGGAACATGTGCAGCGGCCGCAGGCGGCGGCGCGGAACATCCACGCCATGACCCGCGAGGGCGGCTGGGCGATGGTGGCGACGCCCTTCCTGTTTCGCGTACACGCCAGGCCGCACGACTACAACAGGTGGACGCCGGCCGGCCTGAAGCAGCTGATGGTCGATGGCGGCTTCGCCGAGGACAACGTCCAGGCGTTCGGCTGGGGCAACAAGGCCTGCGCCCGCGCCCACATAGGCGGCCCGGTCCGCGCCTACGGCCTGTGGCGGGACCTCAGCAACGACGAGGAATACCCGATGATGGTCTGGGCGTTCGCGAAGAAGGGATGA
- a CDS encoding nuclear transport factor 2 family protein, with translation MDIRSALTQISEAFNAHDLDRIMAFFSDDCILEMPRGGNPWGSRFEGKENVRQALATRFEGLPDVHYGNAEHFVDSTANTGISKWILTGTTREGEKKEVRGCDFYTFRDGKVIRKDSYWKIVE, from the coding sequence ATGGACATTCGATCGGCGCTGACGCAGATATCTGAGGCCTTCAACGCGCACGATCTCGATCGGATCATGGCGTTCTTTTCCGACGACTGCATCCTGGAGATGCCGAGGGGAGGCAATCCTTGGGGCTCTCGTTTCGAGGGCAAGGAAAACGTACGGCAAGCACTGGCGACACGCTTTGAAGGCTTGCCCGATGTCCACTACGGCAACGCCGAGCATTTTGTGGATTCGACCGCCAATACCGGCATCTCGAAATGGATCCTCACAGGTACCACCCGCGAGGGGGAGAAAAAGGAGGTCAGGGGTTGCGACTTCTACACGTTTCGCGACGGCAAGGTGATCCGCAAGGATTCATATTGGAAAATCGTGGAGTAG
- a CDS encoding Coat protein, translated as MADAYTRIADAIVPSVYAQYAFEEHVQSLEIYQAGILFSDPAISSKLSMGGRSVDMPGWKDLGNDPSEPVNDDPADSIEMKKIGSRREVAARNVRAQAWGVPDLTSILAGDDPQKLIVKRQTEYWQRANKLTLIGMLKGVVADNLANDGGDLVRATGASIVDTDIIEAAYLMGDRADKFRTLWIHSKQMKALKLADLIDYVPSSQQGGPLIPYYMGLRCVVDDDIPQAAGVYTAFMFKDKAILWNELPVNTEGGPLEFDRKPRQGHGGGVTEMVGRRHFVPHVPGTRFLDASTAGEFATDAELALAANWDRTASSVKTMTFIALKTTEA; from the coding sequence ATGGCAGACGCCTATACCCGTATCGCGGACGCGATCGTTCCGTCCGTTTATGCCCAATACGCTTTCGAGGAGCACGTCCAGTCGCTCGAAATCTACCAGGCCGGCATCCTGTTTTCCGATCCGGCCATCTCCTCGAAACTGTCGATGGGCGGCCGTTCCGTCGACATGCCCGGCTGGAAGGACCTCGGCAACGATCCGTCCGAGCCGGTCAATGACGACCCGGCCGATTCCATCGAGATGAAGAAGATCGGCTCGCGCCGCGAGGTCGCCGCCCGCAATGTCCGCGCCCAGGCGTGGGGCGTTCCCGACCTGACCTCCATCCTGGCGGGCGACGATCCGCAGAAGCTGATCGTCAAGCGGCAGACCGAGTACTGGCAGCGCGCCAACAAGCTGACCCTCATCGGCATGCTCAAGGGCGTCGTCGCCGACAATCTGGCCAATGACGGCGGCGACCTGGTGCGCGCCACCGGCGCCTCCATCGTCGACACCGACATCATCGAGGCGGCCTACCTGATGGGCGACCGCGCCGACAAGTTCCGCACCCTCTGGATCCATTCCAAGCAGATGAAAGCGCTGAAGCTCGCCGACCTCATCGACTATGTGCCGTCCTCGCAGCAGGGCGGGCCGCTCATCCCCTATTACATGGGGCTGCGCTGCGTGGTCGACGACGACATCCCGCAGGCGGCGGGCGTCTACACCGCGTTCATGTTCAAGGACAAGGCGATCCTGTGGAACGAGCTGCCCGTGAACACCGAAGGCGGGCCGCTCGAGTTCGACCGCAAGCCGCGCCAGGGCCATGGCGGCGGGGTGACGGAAATGGTCGGCCGCCGGCATTTCGTGCCGCATGTGCCGGGCACCCGCTTCCTCGACGCCTCCACCGCCGGCGAATTCGCCACCGACGCGGAGCTGGCGCTGGCGGCGAACTGGGACCGCACCGCGTCGAGCGTCAAGACCATGACGTTCATCGCTCTGAAGACGACCGAGGCATAG
- a CDS encoding SOS response-associated peptidase has translation MCNDYEQHVLWAEYCRMMASLALKIPSHQTELDLPQADDIRINDPAPLMRVADDGIELASMTFGFPPSGPKGGPVFNFRSEGRQFGSSKRCLIPASAFFEFTGTKYPKAKHRFTLNGSPFMAIAGLWREAVGNKPPTFTMLTTDPGPDVAPYHNRQVVVLQPENWAAWINLTKPEADLLRPLRAGSLAVETVRPESS, from the coding sequence ATGTGCAATGACTACGAGCAGCATGTACTCTGGGCTGAATATTGCCGGATGATGGCATCACTTGCGCTCAAGATCCCATCCCACCAGACCGAACTCGATTTGCCTCAAGCAGACGACATCCGCATTAACGATCCGGCTCCATTAATGCGCGTCGCCGACGATGGCATTGAGCTCGCTTCTATGACGTTCGGGTTTCCGCCGTCGGGGCCAAAGGGTGGGCCTGTGTTCAACTTCCGCTCCGAAGGCCGGCAATTCGGGAGCAGCAAGCGTTGTCTCATTCCGGCGTCCGCGTTCTTCGAATTCACGGGCACGAAATATCCGAAGGCGAAACATCGCTTCACGCTGAACGGCTCGCCATTTATGGCTATCGCGGGACTTTGGCGTGAAGCCGTAGGCAATAAACCACCGACCTTCACCATGTTGACGACTGACCCCGGACCGGATGTCGCGCCGTATCACAATCGGCAGGTTGTGGTGCTCCAACCGGAGAATTGGGCGGCATGGATCAATTTGACGAAACCAGAGGCTGATCTGTTGCGTCCGCTTCGGGCGGGATCGCTTGCCGTGGAGACGGTGCGCCCCGAAAGCTCGTAG
- a CDS encoding portal protein, translating into MTSDSRARDILSRQSELESERAAYEPVWEAVAEFCDPDAPDILSGRGARRGDSQAERQERRGARVYANTINSAANRLAAGLESLIIPQSEKWHGLTTAEMDDEETDEEKEWAENLRDFLFSLRYSANSNFVPATQACLRNVVRYGPAYLYAEEGFGSTLIRYASIPVVEGYLSRNRWGQVDIFHRRYERTARQAAQLLGYEKLPARIRTLVDDPAKCEEKIALIQCIQPRDERRMYRSGGSYRYLDAAFASYHVIEDEEEIVRESGFRTFPVSAFNWRRYEGDAYGISPTIEALTTVREENAVRRSGLRALQQITDPPTASKARLDYVPVLDPGENYPGLIDDNGRPLIAPITTGQNPSYAFDYAASRAEEIRDMMFVNLFQTLVQNPQMTATEALIRQEEKGALLGPSGSIIQAGFATNLDRELGILEDKGLYDEDSRFLPPASLAGKAVRPTFTGPLDVLRRSAEARDTIQLVTTAMQMAQFDPDVMDNIDSDEALKIVQSAGRSPQRIFRRKDEVAGLRDARAKASQAQAGMAAIATAGKVAKDAVPAAVQARDSGLLEGLQCMLQGGTADGPAPDAGAQGAMPAGQRA; encoded by the coding sequence ATGACCAGCGATTCCCGCGCCCGCGATATTCTTTCCCGCCAGTCCGAACTCGAGAGCGAGCGCGCCGCCTACGAGCCCGTGTGGGAGGCGGTGGCGGAGTTCTGCGATCCCGATGCGCCCGATATCCTGTCCGGGCGCGGCGCCCGCCGCGGCGACAGCCAGGCCGAGCGGCAGGAGCGGCGCGGCGCCCGCGTCTATGCCAACACCATAAACTCGGCCGCCAACCGGCTGGCCGCGGGGCTCGAAAGCCTGATCATCCCGCAGTCGGAGAAATGGCACGGGCTGACCACCGCCGAGATGGACGACGAGGAGACCGACGAGGAAAAGGAATGGGCGGAAAACCTGCGCGACTTCCTGTTTTCGCTGCGCTACTCCGCCAATTCCAATTTCGTGCCGGCGACGCAAGCCTGCCTGCGCAATGTCGTGCGCTACGGTCCGGCCTATCTCTATGCCGAGGAAGGGTTCGGTTCGACGCTGATCCGCTACGCCTCGATCCCGGTGGTGGAAGGCTATCTCTCGCGCAACCGCTGGGGCCAGGTCGACATCTTCCACCGCCGCTACGAACGCACCGCGCGCCAGGCGGCGCAGCTGCTCGGCTACGAAAAACTGCCGGCGCGCATCAGGACGCTGGTCGACGATCCCGCCAAATGCGAGGAGAAGATCGCGCTCATCCAGTGCATCCAGCCGCGTGACGAGCGCCGCATGTACCGCTCGGGCGGAAGCTACCGCTATCTCGACGCCGCCTTTGCCTCCTACCACGTCATCGAGGACGAGGAGGAGATCGTGCGCGAGAGCGGGTTTCGCACCTTCCCGGTGTCGGCCTTCAACTGGCGCCGCTACGAGGGCGACGCCTATGGCATCTCGCCGACCATCGAAGCCTTGACGACCGTGCGCGAGGAAAACGCGGTCCGCCGCTCGGGCCTGCGCGCGCTGCAACAAATCACCGATCCGCCGACGGCGTCGAAGGCCAGGCTCGACTACGTGCCGGTGCTCGATCCGGGCGAGAATTATCCGGGCCTCATCGACGACAATGGCAGGCCGCTGATCGCGCCGATCACCACCGGGCAGAACCCGAGCTACGCCTTCGATTATGCGGCGAGCCGGGCGGAGGAGATCCGCGACATGATGTTCGTCAACCTGTTCCAGACCCTGGTGCAGAACCCGCAGATGACCGCCACCGAGGCGCTGATCCGCCAGGAGGAGAAGGGCGCGCTGCTGGGGCCGTCGGGCTCGATCATCCAGGCGGGTTTTGCCACCAATCTCGACCGCGAGCTCGGCATATTGGAGGACAAGGGCCTCTATGACGAGGACAGCCGGTTCCTGCCGCCGGCGAGCCTGGCGGGCAAGGCGGTGCGGCCGACCTTCACCGGTCCGCTCGATGTCTTGCGCCGCTCGGCGGAAGCGCGCGACACCATCCAGCTGGTGACCACGGCCATGCAGATGGCGCAGTTCGACCCTGATGTGATGGACAATATCGACAGCGACGAGGCGCTCAAGATCGTGCAGAGCGCCGGCCGCAGCCCGCAGCGCATCTTCCGCCGCAAGGATGAGGTGGCGGGCCTGCGCGACGCGAGGGCCAAGGCCAGCCAGGCGCAGGCCGGCATGGCGGCGATCGCCACCGCCGGCAAGGTGGCCAAGGACGCGGTGCCGGCGGCCGTGCAGGCGCGCGACAGCGGCCTGCTCGAGGGCTTGCAATGCATGCTGCAGGGCGGCACCGCCGATGGGCCGGCACCTGATGCCGGCGCCCAGGGCGCGATGCCGGCCGGACAGCGCGCATGA